In the Sarcophilus harrisii chromosome 3, mSarHar1.11, whole genome shotgun sequence genome, one interval contains:
- the LOC116422483 gene encoding glucose-6-phosphate exchanger SLC37A2-like: MSVSFCYRYRGFILLLTFLIYTCYHLSRKPISVVKSQLHRNCTGLENPNNNSNSTTWCNWAPFDQENYKELLGGVDDAFLIAYAVGMFISGIFGERLSIRYYLFAGMLLSGIFTALFGLGYYWNIHQLWYYVLVQIFNGLAQTTGWPSVVTCVGNWFGKGKRGFIMGIWNSHTSVGNILGSLIAGIWVNSAWGLSFIVPGIIIAVIGVINFLFLIENPEDVDCTPPQHHNAPVEEVATSADSHCAERDCGIEDAGCSKESNEKPGAISFLGALRIPGVVEFSLCLLFAKLVSYTFLFWLPLYIVNVAHFGPKEAGDLSTLFDVGGIIGGILAGIISDYTNGRATTCCVMLIVAAPMLFLYNSVGQNGIGSSVVMLIICGALVNGPYALITTAVSADLGTHKSLRGNAKALSTVTAIIDGTGSIGAALGPLLAGLISPTGWNNVFYMLISADILACLFLSRLVYKEIQAWRGSENRNRGYKEI; this comes from the exons ATGTCTGTCTCGTTCTGTTACAGGTACCGAGGCTTTATTCTGCTGCTCACCTTCCTCATTTACACCTGTTACCACCTGTCGAGGAAGCCGATCAGTGTTGTCAAG AGCCAGCTGCATCGAAACTGCACAGGGCtagaaaaccccaacaacaatTCCAACAGCACCACATGGTGTAACTGGGCTCCATTTG ATCAGGAAAACTACAAGGAACTGCTGGGAGGTGTGGATGATGCTTTTCTGATTGCCTATGCTGTTGGCATGTTCATCAG tggaatttTTGGGGAGAGACTTTCCATCCGCTATTACCTGTTTGCTGGGATGCTGCTGAGTGGGATTTTTACTGCGCTCTTTGGCCTGGGTTATTACTGGAACATTCACCAATTGTGGTACTATGTACTTGTCCAG ATCTTTAATGGATTGGCACAGACCACAGGCTGGCCATCGGTAGTGACCTGTGTTGGTAACTGGTTTGGGAAAGGAAA GCGAGGATTTATCATGGGTATCTGGAACTCCCACACATCTGTGGGCAACATCCTGGGCTCCCTGATTGCTGGTATCTGGGTGAATTCAGCTTGGGGCCTGTCCTTCATCGTGCCTGGTATTATCATTGCTGTCATAGGCGTCATCAACTTCCTCTTCCTTATTGAGA ACCCTGAAGATGTGGATTGTACCCCTCCTCAGCACCAT AATGCACCCGTTGAAGAAGTGGCTACATCTGCAGATTCACATTGTGCTGAGAGGGATTGTGGAATTGAAGATGCTGGATGTTCCAAGGAGTCAAATGAAAAACCTGGAGCCATCAGTTTCCTAGGGGCACTCAGAATCCCG GGTGTAGTGGAGTTCTCCTTGTGTCTGTTGTTTGCCAAGCTGGTCAGTTATACCTTCTTATTTTGGTTGCCCCTCTACATCGTTAATGTGG CTCATTTTGGACCCAAGGAAGCTGGAGATCTTTCTACCCTCTTTGATGTTGGTGGCATAATAG GTGGCATCCTTGCTGGGATCATCTCTGACTATACCAATGGCAGGGCCACTACCTGCTGTGTCATGCTGATTGTAGCTGCCCCTATG ctGTTCCTGTACAATTCTGTAGGCCAGAATGGAATTGGCAGTTCTGTAG TGATGTTGATTATCTGTGGGGCTTTGGTCAATGGGCCCTATGCTCTCATCACCACTGCTGTCTCAGCCGACCTG GGCACACATAAGAGTCTGAGGGGCAATGCAAAGGCGCTTTCCACTGTGACAGCCATTATTGATGGGACTGGCTCAATAG GTGCTGCTTTAGGGCCTCTGCTAGCTGGACTCATCTCCCCTACAGGCTGGAACAACGTCTTCTATATGCTGATTTCTGCAGATATCTTGGCTTGCCtg TTCCTCTCTCGCTTGGTGTACAAAGAAATCCAGGCTTGGAGGGGAAGTGagaatagaaacagagg ATATAAAGAGATATGA